GAAGACAATGTTGATGTTTTGTGCCTCATTCTTAATGAGTTATTACTAGTTAGCCGcgtgtttcccaaacttttttagtaCGTGACCCCTTACAGGAGTACCAAACCTATCGTGAACCCCCACATTTATAAGCCTTCTAAAACCGTATTAATTTTAAATAGcacagatatattttaaaattttaaatattaatcacagtagagagaaaaataaaatctccactgatctttatcaatgtttattaacaatgactgatttattaacattttaatgtgaAGATTGTACCTACTTTTTTGCTACAAGCAAATCAATACGAGGGTCTGTATGGCTCAAGGCACATCGCATGTCTGCTTCAGCATTCAATCTGTTTATAGCCTTCGATTTGATCACCAGGAAAGACGAGAAACCACTTTCACAGAGGTAAGTGGATGAGAAAGGAATGAGTACTTTCAGGGTATATTTGCTGGTCTTGGGGAAAGCGGAGAGCATCTTGACCCAGCAGTTAGAGCTGTTGAGCTGTTGCTGTTCCTGGAACTCCTCTTTCGCTGCGGTGTTGTTGATGGGCTCCAAGAATTCCTCTTGTATGTCATCAGGGAAATCATCCACAGTACATTGGAAAGGATTGCGGGCAAGTGTCAGctgtacattttcatttctatcaGGTTCATCACCAGGAAAGTCGAGAAACCACTCTCACAGAGGTAAGTGGATGAGAAAGGAATGCGTACTTTCAGGGCATATTTGCTGGTCTTGGGGAAAGCGGAGAGCATCTTGACCCAGCAGTTAGAGCTGTTGAGCTGTTGCTGTTCCTGGAACTCCTCTTTTGCTGCGGTGTTGTTGATGAGCTCTAAGAATTCCTCTTGTATGTCATCAGGAAGATCATCCACAGTGCATTGGAAAGGATTGCGGGCAAGTGTCAGctgtacattttcatttctatcaGTTTCATGAAAATAGCATTTGAAATCTTCTTCAGGATTATCAAATGTTCCTTGATCTCTTGTTGCAGCTCCTCAGCAAGTGGTTCTTCTCCGATGACCTTGTTCAGATGCTGAAAGGAAGCTATATTCCCCCTTTCAATTTTCCTCTTCCAGAGAGCTAACTTGTCGAGGAAAGCCTTGATGGCATCGGTATGCATTATGATGGTAGTATCTGGGCCCTGTAGTTGCCGGTTGAGTCCATTAAAAGCTTCAGAAACATCTGCCAAATAGGCAAGATTCCATTTAAATGGCCCCTGAATGTAATTTAACAGTTGCTCTGTTTTTTTCCCTTTGGGCTAACAGAAATATCTGCAATTCATCAAAGAGTTCAAATACACGAGTGAGAACATTACCTTTTGACAACCAACAAACAGATGTGTAGAAGAGGTCGTCTTGGTGAGCAGAATCCATGTCTTGGCACAACCTACGAAACAGCCTGGTGTTGAGTGCCCCTTCTTTGATATAATTGACGATGCGGATCACTGTTTCCAAGGTATCTTTGAGAGGAGCAGGAAGAGTCTTGGAAGCAAGAGCCTCACGGTGGATCAGGTAGTGCATTGTAATGATGTCTAGGTTCTTCGTTTTGACCAGAGTCATAAATGCTGACTTGGAGCCTAGCATGCTGGGAGCCCCGTCCGTACAGACACTAACCAATTTTGCCCATGAGAGTTTTCCTCTTCGAAGAAGTTGGACACTATGTTCATATCTTCAgcctttgttgttgttatcagtGGGCTGCAGAAGAGGAACTCCTCCACCTGATTTTCGGAGATGAACTGAGCATGAACCAAAAGCTGAGGAAGATGTGCAATGTCTATGGTCTCATCAAGTTGGATGGTGAAGAAGGGAGAGAGTTTGATTTCCTCTATCACCTGAGATTTGATGTCCGACGACATGTCATCGATGTGCTGCTTAACTGTGTTGTCTGAAAGAATTATCTGATTAAGCTTGTTGACACAGTTTTGATTAAGGGCAAGATGAGCAGCCTCTACCATGCAAGTTTTAACAAGCTTCTCTCCAATTGTGTGTGGCTTCTTCTGCTTTGCAATAGGAAGGGAGACCCTGTACGGTGCCTTGACGACGTTGCTAGGTTGAAAGAGAACTCCTGTTCCGTGATCCAATCTCGACCATTTGAGCTGGCGTTCCTTGATTTTGAAGTATGTCAAATCCTTGTTGGCCAGTTCCGGATAAACCTTGGTGAGGTGTTCCTTCAGCTTGAAGGGCTTCATGCTCTCATTAGCAAGTGTCTTCTTGCAGATGACGCACTGTGGCATCTGCATGCCATTGTTCACTATAAATGAGAAGCCGAAGCTGAGAAAACTCTAATTGTATGTGAGCTTCTTTGACATCTGCAAAGAAAGTTATCAAGCATTTGGAACGAAAAGAATCGTAcgacaaaacataacataaaaactaacaaaattccaAATACAATGGAAAAACAACTTTGTGTACTACAAATTCCAGTACCCAAAACGTGAGGTCAATTTATGGGAAAAATTAATTTGGTGGATAAGTGACTCTGACCACAGTAATTGTacgtttgttcattttttcattgataattCTCCAGTCCCAATCATATTGACATACATAAccgtatctcagaataatcatgCACATTGTTAAGACAACTTACATTAACTCAAAAGTGGGGCTATATATATgggatgggtaaaaaaaaaaattggtgtaaaacACTGAATACCGTTGTTAAAAATACATGCATGCCATGTACCTTACACAGCCCCCACCCTCTTATTCAATAGTTATTTTTTCTAtagagtgtatgagagagagagagagagaaaaaaaactcacatCGCTCCAGTATCACAGTACTGCGTGTGGTGTGGCTAACTTCAAGAGAAGGATTGTTGAGGTGGCGTGGTGGCGGGTAGAGTTCCGTGAATCCACGGGACACAGGTGGTGAAAACACTAGACCCGTACATTAAATATGATGTGATACCATCACGTCTGTTACCATGTCTTAGCACAAACACTGTGCAGTTCAACATTTTATTATCCAACTTGATTCCGTTTTTTAGTGGGTATTAAAAACTATACATaagaaatataagtatataagatAATAGTGACATATGCCAAAATTATGCCAGATACGGCTTGTCATATTAGTCGAAATTTCTTATgccaaacagacaaaaaaataaaacaaataaattggcATAATTATGATTAATCTGGCAGCCGTGGTACCAACAATGCACTACTGGTCTGCTCATGCACTCGAGCCAGCTCCGAGACAGACTGAAAAGTTTAGCCCCGTTCCGGCAAGCTGAATGTAGTGCATACAGTTGTTAGACACTCCATGACatccagtttgggaacccctgagTTAGCCGGACTAACTCTTCTTCCTTACTAGGTTTTAAGTTTAATTCCACAACTGAATCTGGGTTCCCAAATACAAACGGATCTTTTACCCAGTATTtttccactgtagtcctgagttcttgtccttcgctggttcgagcccacgggacaactaaaaaattccccttcggtaacatatatgaaaatatattatttccgaggtagagtgaattggatattaaaggacgtttgtagattactgattgtatatgaatcatggtgatgtgataaaaagtcatatatatatatatatatatatatatatatatatatatatatatatatatatatatatatatatatatatatatatatatatatatatatatatatatatatatatatatatatatagctgaccaccCAGCGCTGCCCTGGAAAACTAAATGACAGTCTACACATAGGGGTGGGAAAAGTgaaaggagggggagagaagggggaaaggagggggggagggggaggggtttgcaTTGACTgtccaactgacagttctactttttttcacACAGACATTCA
The nucleotide sequence above comes from Macrobrachium rosenbergii isolate ZJJX-2024 chromosome 1, ASM4041242v1, whole genome shotgun sequence. Encoded proteins:
- the LOC136840893 gene encoding protein FAM200C-like translates to MIEPGRSSVEKEESYGVLIISLVDAALSKLNKRQRRSERGHMAICLFSPPVSRGFTELYPPPRHLNNPSLEVSHTTRSTVILERLNNGMQMPQCVICKKTLANESMKPFKLKEHLTKVYPELANKDLTYFKIKERQLKWSRLDHGTGVLFQPSNVVKAPYRVSLPIAKQKKPHTIGEKLVKTCMVEAAHLALNQNCVNKLNQIILSDNTVKQHIDDMSSDIKSQVIEEIKLSPFFTIQLDETIDIAHLPQLLVHAQFISENQVEEFLFCSPLITTTKAEDMNIVSNFFEEENSHGQNWLVSVRTGLPAC
- the LOC136840883 gene encoding zinc finger BED domain-containing protein 5-like produces the protein MTLVKTKNLDIITMHYLIHREALASKTLPAPLKDTLETVIRIVNYIKEGALNTRLFRRLCQDMDSAHQDDLFYTSVCWLSKDVSEAFNGLNRQLQGPDTTIIMHTDAIKAFLDKNENVQLTLARNPFQCTVDDLPDDIQEEFLELINNTAAKEEFQEQQQLNSSNCWVKMLSAFPKTSKYALKLTLARNPFQCTVDDFPDDIQEEFLEPINNTAAKEEFQEQQQLNSSNCWVKMLSAFPKTSKYTLKVLIPFSSTYLCESGFSSFLVIKSKAINRLNAEADMRCALSHTDPRIDLLVAKKSCKWRAEELKTRPRYKQEGMTTSRGRRQEGLNTFLRHWNVGSLLHLVSNVEGLGTSHHKQEGLAASLRFGQDKILWRRVRGI